The following coding sequences lie in one Arachis ipaensis cultivar K30076 chromosome B05, Araip1.1, whole genome shotgun sequence genomic window:
- the LOC107641059 gene encoding uncharacterized protein LOC107641059 has product MELKLGLKELKSDGDAVRMARALVTDSVKHGIVYAVDGYREGNGVEITSMDPDYVPDEGEDSGLIEVEVDAESEPSTEEDRFDDSADDGEHEDYFGFDVEDGVDGGQANAFGGFNSPLNQEATTDKGAEDNDAPGEMDEEIGDISDGYETEDMDSYEGDSDDMIKKKRFPKYDEAEICREYQFRVGLEFKTLSQFKEAIKEHALLNGRDVRYKKNDKLRCRVVCKGQKGKCKWICFASKVGGSDCFRIKTLKGKHTCGRSYTGRLASSEWISKKIVNNISRGEDMRLATIIQTIQDKYMANVSVGKAYWARRKARKEVHGRAILQYAKLRDYCAEILRANPGSKLCIVVDRPSLTHQPRFMRMYMCLNSVKQGFLAGCRPIIGVDGCHLKGDHGQQLLVAVGRDPNDNYFPIAVAAVEAETKDSWGWFLDLLLNDIGESRRWVFMSDQQKGLMQVFGEMEPSIEHRLCLRHLYANCKKAYGGGTVLRDLILTIAKATYVEEWGRRMNLLKEKNRDCYDKLMGVDPKLWTKSHFTFMAKSDMLMNNISEAFNGRILEARDKPILTMFEWIRCYWMSRFAEKKKKAEKYEGSILPKPKKRLDLIATRSME; this is encoded by the exons ATGGAGTTGAAGTTAGGTCTGAAAGAGTTGAAGTCAGATGGGGATGCTGTTAGAATGGCTAGGGCTTTAGTTACTGATTCTGTAAAGCATGGTATAGTGTACGCTGTTGATGGTTACAGAGAAGGTAATGGGGTTGAAATCACATCAATGGATCCAGATTATGTCCCAGATGAAGGCGAAGATAGTGGACTGATAGAAGTAGAAGTCGATGCTGAGTCAGAACCCTCAACTGAGGAGGATAGGTTTGATGACAGTGCTGATGATGGTGAACATGAGGATTACTTTGGGTTCGATGTAGAGGATGGTGTTGATGGTGGACAAGCAAATGCGTTTGGTGGGTTCAATAGCCCGCTAAATCAAGAAGCCACAACAGATAAGGGTGCTGAGGATAATGATGCTCCTGGAGAGATGGATGAAGAAATTGGAGACATTTCAGATGGTTATGAAACTGAAGACATGGATAGCTACGAGGGAGATTCTGATGACATGATTAAGAAAAAAAGGTTTCCTAAGTATGATGAGGCAGAAATATGTAGAGAGTATCAGTTTAGGGTTGGGTTGGAGTTCAAAACACTGTCCCAGTTTAAAGAGGCAATTAAGGAGCATGCCTTATTGAATGGGAGAGACGTTAGGTATAAGAAGAACGACAAGTTGAGGTGCAGAGTAGTGTGTAAGGGACAAAAAGGAAAGTGCAAGTGGATTTGCTTTGCAAGTAAGGTAGGAGGATCTGATTGTTTTAGGATAAAAACCTTGAAGGGCAAGCATACCTGTGGGAGAAGTTATACTGGTAGGCTTGCTTCTAGTGAGTGGATATCAAAAAAGATTGTGAACAACATTAGTCGTGGAGAAGATATGCGGCTGGCCACTATTATTCAAACAATTCAGGACAAGTATATGGCAAATGTTAGTGTTGGAAAGGCTTACTGGGCAAGGAGAAAGGCAAGGAAAGAAGTACATGGAAGGGCCATACTACAATATGCCAAATTGAGGGATTATTGTGCTGAGATTTTAAGGGCAAATCCGGGGTCCAAGCTTTGTATTGTTGTAGATAGGCCATCTTTAACTCACCAACCGCGTTTCATGAGGATGTACATGTGCCTTAATTCAGTGAAGCAGGGCTTCTTGGCTGGTTGTAGGCCGATCATAGGAGTGGACGGGTGTCACTTGAAAGGGGACCACGGTCAGCAGCTACTAGTTGCAGTAGGGAGGGATCCTAATGACAATTATTTTCCAATTGCGGTTGCAGCAGTGGAGGCGGAAACAAAGGACAGCTGGGGATGGTTCCTTGATCTGTTGCTGAATGATATCGGTGAATCAAGAAGATGGGTATTCATGTCGGATCAACAAAAG GGTTTGATGCAAGTTTTTGGTGAGATGGAACCTTCTATTGAGCATAGATTATGTTTAAGGCATCTCTATGCGAACTGTAAGAAGGCATATGGTGGAGGGACAGTTCTGAGGGATCTAATCCTAACCATTGCTAAGGCTACCTATGTGGAAGAGTGGGGACGAAGAATGAATCTGCTGAAGGAGAAAAATAGGGACTGTTATGATAAACTAATGGGAGTGGACCCAAAGTTGTGGACAAAGAGCCATTTCACGTTTATGGCAAAGAGTGATATGCTAATGAATAACATATCAGAGGCTTTCAATGGCAGGATTCTTGAGGCTAGAGACAAGCCCATTCTGACGATGTTTGAGTGGATCAGATGCTACTGGATGTCAAGATTtgcagaaaagaagaagaaggctgAGAAGTATGAAGGATCCATTCTGCCTAAACCAAAAAAGAGGTTGGATCTCATTGCAACAAGAAGTATGGAATGA
- the LOC107644059 gene encoding homeobox-leucine zipper protein HDG11-like isoform X1, producing MEYGSGGSGGSPGEHHHHHHNHNDASSSERRKKRYHRHSANQIERLERVFKECNHPDEKQRLQLSRELGLAPRQIKFWFQNRRTQMKAHGERADNCALRAENDKIRCENIVIREALKNVICPSCGGGPSLNDDSYFDEQKLRLENAQLKEELDRVSSIAAKYIGRPISQLPPVQPIHISSLDLTMSSFGGHAGFGGGPSLDLDLLPGSSSAMPPHVPYQPACLSDMDKSLMSGIASNAMEELLSLLQTNEPLWMKSSDGRDVLNFDAYDRMFPKANSHLKNPNVRIEASRDSGVVIMNGLTLVDMFMDPSKWMELFPTIVTAARTIEVISSGMMGGHSGSLQLMYEELQVLSPLVSTREFYFLRYCQQIEQGLWAIVDVSYDFPQDNHFAPPFRSHRLPSGCFIQDMPNGYSKVTWVEHVEIEDKTPVHRLFRNLVYNGMAFGAQRWLAVLQRMCERLACLMVTGNSTRDLGGVIPSPEGKRSMMRLAQRMVTNFCASIGTSAGHRWTTLSGMNEIGVKVTVHKSTDPGQPSGVVLSAATTIWLPLPPQTVFNFFKDERKRPQWDVLSNGNVQEVAHIANGSHPGNCISVLRAYNTSQNNTLILQESCIDPSGSIVVYCPVELPSINIAMSGEDPSYIPLVPSGFTITPDGNHHDHQAGGDGASTSSTPSRSSSTMVGMRSGGSLVTVAFQILVSSLPSAKLNMESVATVNNLISTTVQQIKAALNCPTS from the exons ATGGAGTATGGTAGCGGAGGGAGTGGTGGGTCCCCAGGGGagcaccaccatcaccaccacaaTCACAACGACGCTTCTTCTTCCGAGCGGAGGAAAAAGCGCTACCACCGTCACAGTGCCAATCAGATTGAAAGGCTTGAAAG GGTGTTCAAGGAGTGTAATCACCCAGACGAGAAGCAGAGATTGCAGTTAAGCAGAGAATTAGGCTTGGCTCCAAGGCAGATCAAATTTTGGTTCCAGAACAGAAGGACCCAGATGAAG GCGCATGGAGAGAGAGCAGATAACTGTGCACTGAGGGCAGAGAATGATAAGATACGTTGCGAGAACATAGTCATAAGGGAGGCCCTCAAGAACGTTATCTGCCCCTCTTGTGGTGGTGGCCCCTCCCTCAACGACGATTCCTATTTCGATGAACAAAAATTGAGACTTGAGAATGCCCAACTAAAAGAAGAg CTTGATAGAGTGTCTAGCATTGCGGCTAAGTACATTGGAAGGCCAATTTCACAGCTCCCACCGGTTCAGCCAATTCATATATCCTCCCTTGATTTGACCATGTCGAGTTTCGGGGGCCACGCCGGGTTCGGTGGCGGCCCCTCCCTCGACCTTGACCTCCTTCCGGGGAGTTCCTCGGCTATGCCGCCGCATGTGCCTTACCAGCCGGCTTGTCTCTCGGACATGGACAAGTCTCTAATGTCAGGCATTGCCTCTAACGCCATGGAGGAATTGCTGAGCCTCTTGCAGACCAATGAGCCGTTGTGGATGAAATCAAGTGATGGGAGAGATGTTCTTAATTTTGATGCATATGATAGGATGTTTCCAAAGGCTAATAGTCACTTGAAGAACCCCAATGTTAGGATAGAAGCTTCTAGAGACTCTGGTGTTGTTATCATGAATGGCCTAACCTTGGTTGACATGTTCATGGACCCA AGCAAGTGGATGGAGCTGTTTCCCACAATTGTAACGGCTGCAAGAACAATTGAAGTTATATCTTCTGGGATGATGGGTGGTCATAGTGGTTCTTTGCAATTG ATGTATGAAGAGTTGCAAGTGCTGTCTCCACTTGTTTCAACAAGAGAATTCTACTTCCTCCGTTATTGTCAGCAAATTGAGCAAGGTCTATGGGCAATAGTAGATGTTTCCTATGATTTTCCACAGGACAATCACTTTGCTCCGCCGTTCCGATCTCATCGCCTTCCTTCCGGTTGCTTCATTCAGGACATGCCTAATGGATACTCCAAG GTTACATGGGTTGAACATGTAGAGATCGAAGACAAAACTCCGGTTCATCGTCTTTTCCGGAATCTTGTTTATAATGGAATGGCATTTGGAGCTCAGAGATGGCTTGCGGTGCTGCAGAGGATGTGTGAAAGATTGGCTTGTTTAATGGTAACAGGAAATTCCACCAGGGACCTTGGAGGAG TGATTCCTTCTCCAGAGGGAAAAAGGAGCATGATGAGGCTTGCACAAAGAATGGTAACCAATTTTTGCGCGAGCATTGGCACGTCGGCCGGCCACAGGTGGACCACACTGTCCGGGATGAATGAGATTGGTGTCAAGGTCACTGTCCACAAGAGCACAGACCCCGGTCAACCTAGCGGCGTGGTGCTGAGCGCCGCCACCACCATTTGGCTCCCTCTCCCTCCACAAACCGTCTTCAATTTCTTCAAGGATGAAAGAAAAAGACCACAG TGGGATGTTCTTTCTAATGGCAATGTACAAGAAGTTGCTCATATAGCAAATGGTTCACACCCTGGTAACTGTATATCTGTGCTTCGG GCATACAACACAAGCCAGAATAACACACTGATACTACAAGAGAGTTGCATAGATCCATCAGGCTCCATAGTAGTATACTGTCCGGTTGAGCTTCCATCGATCAACATAGCAATGAGCGGCGAGGACCCGTCGTATATCCCCCTGGTACCGTCAGGTTTCACGATCACCCCTGACGGAAACCACCACGATCATCAAGCAGGCGGTGACGGGGCATCCACAAGCTCAACCCCGAGCAGAAGCAGCAGCACCATGGTGGGAATGAGATCCGGCGGGTCACTGGTGACGGTTGCATTCCAAATACTAGTGAGTAGCTTGCCATCTGCAAAGCTCAACATGGAGTCTGTAGCAACTGTTAATAACCTCATCAGCACCACTGTTCAGCAAATTAAAGCTGCTTTGAATTGTCCTACTTCCTGA
- the LOC107644059 gene encoding homeobox-leucine zipper protein HDG11-like isoform X2: MEYGSGGSGGSPGEHHHHHHNHNDASSSERRKKRYHRHSANQIERLERVFKECNHPDEKQRLQLSRELGLAPRQIKFWFQNRRTQMKAHGERADNCALRAENDKIRCENIVIREALKNVICPSCGGGPSLNDDSYFDEQKLRLENAQLKEELDRVSSIAAKYIGRPISQLPPVQPIHISSLDLTMSSFGGHAGFGGGPSLDLDLLPGSSSAMPPHVPYQPACLSDMDKSLMSGIASNAMEELLSLLQTNEPLWMKSSDGRDVLNFDAYDRMFPKANSHLKNPNVRIEASRDSGVVIMNGLTLVDMFMDPSKWMELFPTIVTAARTIEVISSGMMGGHSGSLQLMYEELQVLSPLVSTREFYFLRYCQQIEQGLWAIVDVSYDFPQDNHFAPPFRSHRLPSGCFIQDMPNGYSKVTWVEHVEIEDKTPVHRLFRNLVYNGMAFGAQRWLAVLQRMCERLACLMVTGNSTRDLGGVIPSPEGKRSMMRLAQRMVTNFCASIGTSAGHRWTTLSGMNEIGVKVTVHKSTDPGQPSGVVLSAATTIWLPLPPQTVFNFFKDERKRPQWDVLSNGNVQEVAHIANGSHPGNCISVLRAYNTSQNNTLILQESCIDPSGSIVVYCPVELPSINIAMSGEDPSYIPLVPSGFTITPDGNHHDHQAGGDGASTSSTPSRSSSTMVGMRSGGSLVTVAFQILVSSLPSAKLNMESVATVNNLISTTVQQIKAALNCPTS; encoded by the exons ATGGAGTATGGTAGCGGAGGGAGTGGTGGGTCCCCAGGGGagcaccaccatcaccaccacaaTCACAACGACGCTTCTTCTTCCGAGCGGAGGAAAAAGCGCTACCACCGTCACAGTGCCAATCAGATTGAAAGGCTTGAAAG GGTGTTCAAGGAGTGTAATCACCCAGACGAGAAGCAGAGATTGCAGTTAAGCAGAGAATTAGGCTTGGCTCCAAGGCAGATCAAATTTTGGTTCCAGAACAGAAGGACCCAGATGAAG GCGCATGGAGAGAGAGCAGATAACTGTGCACTGAGGGCAGAGAATGATAAGATACGTTGCGAGAACATAGTCATAAGGGAGGCCCTCAAGAACGTTATCTGCCCCTCTTGTGGTGGTGGCCCCTCCCTCAACGACGATTCCTATTTCGATGAACAAAAATTGAGACTTGAGAATGCCCAACTAAAAGAAGAg CTTGATAGAGTGTCTAGCATTGCGGCTAAGTACATTGGAAGGCCAATTTCACAGCTCCCACCGGTTCAGCCAATTCATATATCCTCCCTTGATTTGACCATGTCGAGTTTCGGGGGCCACGCCGGGTTCGGTGGCGGCCCCTCCCTCGACCTTGACCTCCTTCCGGGGAGTTCCTCGGCTATGCCGCCGCATGTGCCTTACCAGCCGGCTTGTCTCTCGGACATGGACAAGTCTCTAATGTCAGGCATTGCCTCTAACGCCATGGAGGAATTGCTGAGCCTCTTGCAGACCAATGAGCCGTTGTGGATGAAATCAAGTGATGGGAGAGATGTTCTTAATTTTGATGCATATGATAGGATGTTTCCAAAGGCTAATAGTCACTTGAAGAACCCCAATGTTAGGATAGAAGCTTCTAGAGACTCTGGTGTTGTTATCATGAATGGCCTAACCTTGGTTGACATGTTCATGGACCCA AGCAAGTGGATGGAGCTGTTTCCCACAATTGTAACGGCTGCAAGAACAATTGAAGTTATATCTTCTGGGATGATGGGTGGTCATAGTGGTTCTTTGCAATTG ATGTATGAAGAGTTGCAAGTGCTGTCTCCACTTGTTTCAACAAGAGAATTCTACTTCCTCCGTTATTGTCAGCAAATTGAGCAAGGTCTATGGGCAATAGTAGATGTTTCCTATGATTTTCCACAGGACAATCACTTTGCTCCGCCGTTCCGATCTCATCGCCTTCCTTCCGGTTGCTTCATTCAGGACATGCCTAATGGATACTCCAAG GTTACATGGGTTGAACATGTAGAGATCGAAGACAAAACTCCGGTTCATCGTCTTTTCCGGAATCTTGTTTATAATGGAATGGCATTTGGAGCTCAGAGATGGCTTGCGGTGCTGCAGAGGATGTGTGAAAGATTGGCTTGTTTAATGGTAACAGGAAATTCCACCAGGGACCTTGGAGGA GTGATTCCTTCTCCAGAGGGAAAAAGGAGCATGATGAGGCTTGCACAAAGAATGGTAACCAATTTTTGCGCGAGCATTGGCACGTCGGCCGGCCACAGGTGGACCACACTGTCCGGGATGAATGAGATTGGTGTCAAGGTCACTGTCCACAAGAGCACAGACCCCGGTCAACCTAGCGGCGTGGTGCTGAGCGCCGCCACCACCATTTGGCTCCCTCTCCCTCCACAAACCGTCTTCAATTTCTTCAAGGATGAAAGAAAAAGACCACAG TGGGATGTTCTTTCTAATGGCAATGTACAAGAAGTTGCTCATATAGCAAATGGTTCACACCCTGGTAACTGTATATCTGTGCTTCGG GCATACAACACAAGCCAGAATAACACACTGATACTACAAGAGAGTTGCATAGATCCATCAGGCTCCATAGTAGTATACTGTCCGGTTGAGCTTCCATCGATCAACATAGCAATGAGCGGCGAGGACCCGTCGTATATCCCCCTGGTACCGTCAGGTTTCACGATCACCCCTGACGGAAACCACCACGATCATCAAGCAGGCGGTGACGGGGCATCCACAAGCTCAACCCCGAGCAGAAGCAGCAGCACCATGGTGGGAATGAGATCCGGCGGGTCACTGGTGACGGTTGCATTCCAAATACTAGTGAGTAGCTTGCCATCTGCAAAGCTCAACATGGAGTCTGTAGCAACTGTTAATAACCTCATCAGCACCACTGTTCAGCAAATTAAAGCTGCTTTGAATTGTCCTACTTCCTGA